The region GACCAGTGAGAGGCCAATCATGTTAATCCAATGAGGCACTGGACTGAGACAGGGCAGGGTTGAGCTCTAGTCTATCCCATGTCACTCTAACTTCCAACTGGGAGCTGTGCAACAACTCACCTCCACTCCTACCGAGCAGATTCCAAACTCCAATCTTTGTCTTGCAAGCCTAACAAAAGCTCCCTCTGCGTTTCAGAAGCTTTCCACttaggtttcagtttcttgccCCACACAATCCCAGGATTCAAACTATATCCTTGGGAATTCCCCCTCTGTTAGTGTCTGCCAAAAGCTCTGCTGGTTTTCCGTTCCCAGGAGCGGCCATCTACGGATTCAAAGTCTGAATTTGCAGCTTCATTGTCCAGAATTGGCAAATACCCTCAGAGTTTTACTTTTGCTCTGAGAATActgttttttttatcattgaaaaaatatatttttttgttagAACAACTCAGCAAAATTAAAATCCAGTTTCTTGTTGGACAACTCTGTTTCACACATACATCAAACAggccaaaaataaataagtagataAACAACAATTtcatagacaaaaaaaaaggtggggggaccTTCTATCTTCGGGATTTTTAACCACCTCGTACAAACTAACTAATACTACAGCTAAGAGCATACACAAAAAAAGTTACTGGAATGCTTGTAATatggttgtatttctgttattgtcatttttgcttttcttacAAGATAGAGAGGGGCAGCTGCTGGACTGCGACCGGGTAGCCAAGAACTGCAGCCGCTGGACAACAGCGGGTTAGGGCTAAGCTAAAGCCTCGAGAGTGAAAAATAAGGGGCTGGGGCTCATATCGGACAGAATCAGTCTGAGGTGTCCCTGCAGGTGCAGAACAACGAATGTTTGCACAGAGAGCCTCAACTTTTCCTTCCAGCTACACATCACAGAGGTGATGCCAACAGGGGGCAGGGGGGCCTGGGAGGAACTGAGTCACCATTATCCCTTAGCGAGGCCATCTTGTGAATCCTGAACCCTAGGGTGGCTGAGTCAACCGATGACAAGGACATCCTCATAGAAGttgtccaccaatcctgatggacCAGGTTCCGGAGCATGCCGCGAAGAGGAGCTCCACTCTATTTTCCTCCCCTATAAACCCCTGTGGTAACCGATTGGCAGCCGTCTTAGCGACGCAGGTCccagtgtgctcctttgcttggccaaccaaatgaaattttatttgcTTGCACTGGACTAGTATCTCAGTATAGCACCGATAGAGACCTGGAAGACAGTTAACAAGTTTATTTTTCTCCTGAGATCATAATTAGCATAGTCACACCACAAAGTCAGATGTAGGACAGAAGCTCTGAAGGCTGGTTTGGTCAACCAAGATCATTAAAAATGGCTGACCCCTAACGATATGTACAAAAATATAACATttaagttctactccgtcctctagggtcgctatgagtcggaatctactcgatggcatgGGGTTGGGTTGGGTAAGTAAAACCAAATTTTCCTCTCCAAATACTTTTAAGGAAAAAAGCAGGGCCTTGGAAGCTTTGGCacttttctcctttcctgttGCAAATTCATGTTGTGGTGTGGTTTGGGTTGTGTGGTGGAGAGCACGTGCCATCTGCGGGTGGCGCTGCCCACTGGGGGTGAGACTCCATTTGACTGTCACCAAGTTTAGATTTTGAGACGTTAAGTGGGGGTGAATAGGtcatggtgactttttttttttaagttcaacttttccttttttgctgTCTAGTCATCCTCATCGGTTTTCTGCTTCTCGGTGTCAACATCGTCATCCTCATCATTGTTACCAGACCTCCAGGTGTCGCTCCATGCGACACTGAGGCACGAGTGGGGCTAAAGCCAAAAAAGAACAATTTTACTTGATTGGCGGCcaagccaaggagcaccctgTGACCTGCAACGCCAAGATGGCTCTCTCATCGGCAGGCACAGGGGTTTATACACCGGGAGGAAACAGAATAGGGCTGGGTTCTTCTTCAGGGCGTGATCCATCAGGACTGGTGGACAGCTCCTGTAATGATGCCCATGTTGTCAGTCCCACGGGGTCGCTGAAGGAGGGGAAGTGGCGGCCTAGCTCTGCTCAGCCGCCTTTAGGTGGCTGCCGGCCTCACCATCTTCAGCTGCCCCTTTGCCAGTAGCTGCCTCAGCCTTATCTTCATCGCCATTCTCTTCCTCTCCATCCCCCTCTTCCTCTCCATCCCCATCTTCCTCCTCCTCGtcttcctccccacctctcccttcccccactTCCTCTTCTTGGTCTACTTCGTGGTCAGGCTCCTGTCCCCCATTTTCGTTGTCAGCATTCCCACAAGCAGGTGCGTCTTCTCCAATCTCCGCCTCCCCCACAACGTCCTTCTTCTCCTTTGTGTCCTCGGTGGTGGTCTGGGAGCTGGCGTCCTCTGCCACCACTGACAGGGTGGGGCACGCCGCTGCTCTGATGCGGCGGACTACGAGGAAAGCGCCAGTCTCCAGACGTTGGTGACAAACTGCCCGAGTCTGCGGCAGCGAAGGAGGCCTATGGCGAAGGGGTGGCTGCTGGGAGCGGGAAACACAGCCGGGAACAGTGCACAGAGGGCTTTTCAGAGTAGCCAgtggcttattaaattttttttaattattaaaaaatgataaaaaaagagGTAAGAATAAATATAAATCCCCCAAAGTTTCATTACCTAAAATGTAACTATTACTAACATTTCGATGGAAAAATTTCCAATGCTTTCTTCTCGATAAGAGCTTTTCTTAAAGTCACCATCCTGTATATGCAATTTTTATCCTACTCTTTAAGCTTAATATATCttaagcattttttcatgttcGTTCTGTCAGAAGAAATTGagtcaataataaaattaatctatTAGATGACGTTTATTCGGGCAGAGGATTCCTAAATCAGGTAGGACCACTAGTACATGTGGAAAGGTACTCCACTCAGTACCTGCAATGCCTGGGTTTTTGACAAACCGGGAAAGCAAAGAAACTTATTTCTGATTGGTTTATACTGAACTGCTGTCAGGGCCTTATTAGTCACTGAGGGTGCCATGATTTACCGGGAAGCTAGGCAGTTATAAGACACTTTATCTTGCTTCATGTGGTGCGGTGAATTACTtgatatggcccttctagccatagtctttctAACTCCCACCACATGACTGGGCGAGGAATGTGCTGATTAGGTACTTGTGGCCCCCCAAGGGGTTtggatgttgtgttgttgttgttaggtgccgtcatgttgattctgactcgtagtgaccctatgtaacacagaatgaaacactacccagtccttcgccatccttacaatctttgttatacttgagcccattgttgcagccactgtgtcaatccatctcattaggggtcttcctcttttccgctgaccctgcactttaccaagcatgatgttcttgtccagggactgatccctttctacaacatgtccaaagtacgtaagacgcagtcttgccatccttgcttctaaggaacgttctggttgtccttcttccaagacagatttgttcactcttttggtggtccgtggtatattcaatatactttgccaacacaattcaaaggcgtcagttcttcttcagtcttccttattcattgtccagctttcacgtacatatgatgggattgacaataccatggcttgggtcaggagcaccttagtctttaaggtgacatctttgctcttcaacactttaaagaggtcctttgtggcagatttgcccagtgcaatgcatcttttgatttcttgactgctgcttccatggatgttgattgtggatccaagtaaaatgaaatccttaacaacttcaatcttttctccattgatcatgatgttgctcattggtccagttgtgaggatttttgttttctttatgttgaggtgtaatccatactgaaggctgtggtccttgatcttcgttagtaagtgcttcaagtcctcttcactttcagcaagcaaggttgtgtcatctgtataacacaggttgttaatgagtcttcctccaatcctgatgccctgttcttcttcatacagtccagcttctcggattatttgctcagcatacggattgaataggtatggtaaaaggataaaacCTTTCCTGAgtgtaaaccactcagtatctccttgttctgtccgaacaactgcctcttgatctatgtacaggttccacatgagcacaattaagtgctctggaattcccagtcttcgcgaagttatctacaatttgttatgatccacacagtcgagtgcctttgcataatgaataaaacacaggtaaacatcctcctggtaggtagccaggatccatttgacaacagcaatgatatccctggttccacatcctgttctgaatctgacctgaatttctggcagtttcctgtcgatacactgctgcagccacttttgaatgatctccagcaaaactttccttgcatgtggtattaatgatattgattgataatttctgcattcggttggatcacctttcttgggaataagcgtaaatatggatctctttgagtcggttggccaggtagccatcttccaaatttcttggcatagacaattgagcacttccagcactgcatctgtttgttgaaacatctcaattgatattccatcaattcctggagccttgttttttgccaatgccttcagtgcagcttgaacttcttccttcagtaccatcggtttctgatcatattctacctcctgaaatggttgaacattaactaattatttttggtataatgactctgtgtataccttccatcttcttttgatacttcctacatcatttaatattttccccatagaatccctcactgTTTCAACTCGAGgctaattttttcttcaattctttcaacttgagaaatgctgagcacgttcttcccttttggttttctatctccagctctctgcacatgtcattataatactttgccttctggagctgccctttgaaatcttctgttcagttcttttacttcatcattttttccttttgcttcagctgctcgacgttcaagagcaagtttcagagtctcctctgacatccatcttggtcttttctttctttcctgtcttttcaatgacctcttgctttcttcatgtatgatgtccttgatgtcattccacaactcgtctggtcttctgtcattagtgctcagtgtgtcaaatctattcttgagatgctctctaaattcaggtagaatatactcaaggtcatattttggctgttgtgtacttgctctgattttcttcagtttcaacttgaacttgcatatgaacagttcatggtctgtcccacagtcggcccctggccttgttctgactgatattgaggtttcccgttgtctctttccacagatgtagtagctttgattcctgtatatgctatctggtgaggtccatgtgtataattgccatttatgttggtgagaaaaggtatttgccatgaagaagtcgttggtcttgcaaaattctatcattcaatctctggcattgtttctatcgctaaggccattattttccaactactgatccttttggtctccaacttttgcattccaatcaccagtaattatcagtgcatcctgaatgcatgttcgatcaatttcagactgcagaagctgataaaaatcttcagtttcttcatctttggccttagtggttggtgtgtaaatttgaatagtagtcatattaattggtctttctt is a window of Elephas maximus indicus isolate mEleMax1 chromosome 20, mEleMax1 primary haplotype, whole genome shotgun sequence DNA encoding:
- the LOC126064370 gene encoding prothymosin alpha-like, with the translated sequence MGFPAYSATWLQRVLGQRHLEPKSVTAERESPCAQQPPLRHRPPSLPQTRAVCHQRLETGAFLVVRRIRAAACPTLSVVAEDASSQTTTEDTKEKKDVVGEAEIGEDAPACGNADNENGGQEPDHEVDQEEEVGEGRGGEEDEEEEDGDGEEEGDGEEENGDEDKAEAATGKGAAEDGEDDDVDTEKQKTDEDD